In a single window of the Bacillus rossius redtenbacheri isolate Brsri chromosome 8, Brsri_v3, whole genome shotgun sequence genome:
- the LOC134535551 gene encoding uncharacterized protein LOC134535551, with product MNGETFLMWFEDMLVHLEEPSVIIMDNASYHSTQVEKTPTTNWTKAALIAWLEKNGIKHENNLLKVELLRIAKQNKPRIRWARCVDHVEKLIQADWEREVHIDSGTIPPLIIHLGEDSSSEDSDSEEFEVTTQQLDGDSEVLAVPLDDLPGCSY from the exons atgaatggggaaactttcttgatgtggtttgaagacatgttggtgcatcttgaggaacccagtgtcatcataatggacaatgcttcatatcacagcacccag gttgagaaaacacctacaacgaactggaccaaggctgcactgatcgcgtggctggagaagaatgggataaaacatgaaaataatttgttgaaagtggagctgctgagaatagctaaacaaaacaagccccgaatacg atgggcgaggtgtgtggatcacgtggagaagctaattcaagcagactgggagagagaagtccacatagacagcggcaccattcctccactcatcatccacctcggcgaggatagttcaagtgaagacagtgacagcgaagaatttgaggttacgacacagcaattagatggagacagtgaagtactggcagttcctcttgatgatttacccgggtgttcttattga